In Candidatus Zixiibacteriota bacterium, the genomic stretch GCCGTCCTGCTCACGGGAACGGTGGAGATCGGCCAGGGGCCGCGGACCGCGCTCAGCCAGATCGTCGCCGAGGAGCTGGCCATGGACCTCGGGCGCATTTCCGTGGCGCAGCTCGACACCGACGTCACGCCTTACGACATCTCGACCAGCGCGAGCAGCTCGACCGTGGTGATGGGGCTTGCCGTGCAGCGCGCGGCCCAGGACGCCAGAAAACAGTTGCTGCAGTGCGCTGCCAAGGTGCTCAAGCGAAAGCCCTCCGGCCTCGTCTTGCGGGACGGGGCGGTTCACACGCGCGACGGCCGCTCGCTCCCGTACGGCAGGGTGATCGTGGAGTTCTTCGGCAGCAGGGCCGGTGAGATCATCGGCCGTGGCCTCTATCGCGACAAGCGCACCCCCAAGGCCGTGCTCGGCTCGCCGACGACGTTCTGGGAGGTGGCGTGGGGCGGCGTCGAGCTGGAAGTCGACACCGAGACAGGCGCGATCCAGCTCCTGAACTACGTTTCCGCCACCGACGTCGGCAAGGCGATCAATCCCGAGCAGGTCGAAGGGCAGGACGAAGGCGCGGTGATGTTCGGCGTCGGCCACACGCTGCTCGAGGAGCTGGTGTACGACAGCGGCCAGCCGTTGAACGCCAACCTCGTCGATTACAGGCTGCCGACCTTCGGCGACCTGCCGCAGAACCTCACCACCGTGCTGATCGAGAACGGCAACGGGCCGGGGCCCTTCGGCGCCAAGGGAATGGGAGAAGGGGGACTGCTGCCCCTCGCCCCGGCGATCGCCGGGGCGGTTTCCAGGGCCGTTGGCGTACGCATCCAGGACCTGCCGCTGACGCCTCCGAAGGTTTGGACAGCGATTCAGGCCAGGCGCGGCTGAGACTGCCGTTCCCCGCGGCCTTTACAGGGCCAGTCGCTCCCCGCAGCTCCGGCAGGTGGACAATCGCGGATCGGCCTGGATCCTCCGCGTGGCGCGCGCCACGGCGTCCGTGGGGTCGTCGAAGCGAACATCGGTGGCGTAGAGCTCCGTGCCGCAGCTTTCGCAAACCCAGACGAACCGGTCGAGCTCTTCGGGCCGCCGCTTTCTTTCGACCACCAGCGTCCACGACCCTTCGCCGCGGCGCGGCGAGTGCGGCACATTGCGCGGCAGCAGAAGCATCTCGCCCGCCTTGAGGACCGCGACCTCGGGCCGTTTCCCGTTCTCCAGGTGATGGA encodes the following:
- the nbaC gene encoding 3-hydroxyanthranilate 3,4-dioxygenase, producing the protein MFPHLQAFHLQRWIDENRGDWGQRRVIWQDSDFIAFVTRGPNRRKDFHINPGDEIFYQLEGELNLHHLENGKRPEVAVLKAGEMLLLPRNVPHSPRRGEGSWTLVVERKRRPEELDRFVWVCESCGTELYATDVRFDDPTDAVARATRRIQADPRLSTCRSCGERLAL